One window of the Runella slithyformis DSM 19594 genome contains the following:
- a CDS encoding ATP-binding protein: protein MYKRTITKELERWKASSGRKPLLLRGARQVGKTTVINDFAKQYRQYIYLNLERKEDAAIFRNFTHFSSLVEAVFFLKEKDIQQSDTLLFIDEIQEVPEAINLLRYFYEDFPKLHVVAAGSLLEAVLTEHITMPVGRVEYKVIRPMTFSEFLEAMGEKAALQQFNKIPISDFAHDKLLHLFHTYTLIGGMPEVVKHYVENRNLTALQSIYESLLVAYMNDVEKYARNSSMVQVIRHVIRSMSFEAGNRIKFQNFGQSNYGSREVGEAVRTIEKALLLHLAYPCTSTELPLFPDHKKSPRLHLLDTGLMNYLAGIQKDIIGTNDLDLLYKGKVAEQIVGQELLGSKFNVLSELNFWTREKKEATAEVDFVCVFDGLIIPVEVKSGSTGRLRSLHLFMDSAPHQWAVRLYAGQLGIDRLKTPNGKEYSLLNLPYYLTGQIELYINWLIQQPANG, encoded by the coding sequence ATGTATAAGCGTACAATTACTAAGGAACTTGAACGTTGGAAGGCTTCTTCAGGGCGTAAACCCTTATTGCTTCGGGGAGCACGGCAGGTAGGCAAAACGACGGTTATCAACGACTTTGCAAAGCAGTACCGGCAGTATATTTATCTTAACCTGGAACGGAAGGAAGATGCGGCAATTTTTCGGAATTTTACGCACTTTTCTTCGTTGGTAGAAGCTGTTTTTTTCTTAAAAGAAAAAGATATACAGCAATCTGATACACTTTTGTTTATTGATGAGATTCAGGAAGTACCCGAAGCGATTAATCTTCTTCGGTATTTTTACGAAGATTTTCCGAAGTTGCACGTAGTAGCGGCAGGGTCGTTGTTGGAGGCAGTGCTGACCGAGCACATAACCATGCCCGTCGGAAGGGTCGAATACAAAGTCATACGACCCATGACCTTCAGTGAATTTTTGGAAGCTATGGGTGAAAAAGCGGCACTCCAGCAGTTTAATAAAATCCCTATTTCCGACTTTGCCCACGACAAACTTCTTCATTTATTTCATACCTATACGTTGATTGGCGGAATGCCCGAAGTGGTAAAACACTACGTAGAAAACCGAAATCTAACGGCTTTGCAGTCTATTTATGAGTCATTGTTGGTGGCTTACATGAACGATGTCGAGAAATACGCCCGTAACAGTTCGATGGTTCAGGTGATTCGGCACGTGATTCGAAGTATGAGCTTTGAGGCAGGAAATCGTATCAAATTTCAGAATTTTGGACAATCCAACTACGGGAGTCGGGAAGTGGGAGAGGCTGTTCGAACCATTGAAAAAGCTCTTTTGCTGCATTTGGCATACCCCTGCACGAGTACTGAGTTACCGTTGTTTCCTGACCATAAGAAATCGCCTCGTTTGCATTTGTTAGATACCGGTCTGATGAATTATTTAGCAGGCATTCAGAAAGATATTATCGGTACCAACGACTTAGATCTGCTTTATAAAGGCAAAGTAGCCGAGCAAATCGTAGGACAGGAATTACTGGGTTCTAAATTTAACGTATTGAGTGAGTTGAATTTTTGGACACGGGAGAAAAAAGAGGCTACTGCCGAGGTGGATTTTGTCTGTGTTTTTGATGGCCTTATTATTCCTGTTGAAGTTAAATCAGGCTCTACAGGAAGGCTCCGTTCACTGCATTTATTTATGGACAGCGCTCCTCATCAGTGGGCGGTTAGGCTGTATGCGGGTCAATTGGGTATAGATCGACTGAAGACCCCCAACGGAAAGGAATATTCTTTGCTTAATTTGCCCTACTATTTAACAGGCCAAATAGAATTATATATCAATTGGTTGATACAACAGCCGGCCAATGGGTAA
- a CDS encoding geranylgeranylglyceryl/heptaprenylglyceryl phosphate synthase, translating to MQAQIRTKLQNNRKNGRKAFAVLLDPDKVELESFPFMLAESVRFGVDFFFVGGSLITRYTSDEIIAAIHKHTHIPAILFPGNSLHIEPSADAILLLSLISGRNPELLIGQHVIAAPLLKKSKLEILPTGYMLVESGRATTVSYISNTTPIPHDKPGVAACTAMAGELLGLQIMYLDAGSGAQKPVSADMIAAVRQAVDTPIVVGGGINSVEKARLALEAGADVIVVGNGIEKNPDLLPEIAQAVKSFNEKIAA from the coding sequence ATGCAGGCACAAATACGAACGAAACTTCAAAATAATCGTAAAAACGGGCGAAAGGCGTTCGCAGTGTTGCTCGACCCGGACAAGGTGGAGTTGGAGTCGTTTCCGTTTATGCTCGCCGAAAGTGTGCGTTTCGGTGTCGATTTTTTCTTTGTGGGAGGAAGCCTCATTACCCGTTACACTTCGGATGAGATCATTGCCGCTATTCACAAACATACCCACATACCTGCCATTCTTTTTCCGGGAAACAGCCTGCACATTGAACCTTCAGCGGATGCGATCCTGCTTTTGTCGCTCATTTCGGGCCGAAATCCCGAGTTGCTCATCGGTCAGCACGTCATTGCGGCACCGCTCCTGAAAAAAAGTAAACTGGAAATTTTGCCAACGGGCTACATGCTCGTGGAAAGCGGCCGCGCTACCACTGTCTCTTATATCAGCAATACCACGCCCATTCCGCACGATAAGCCCGGGGTAGCGGCCTGTACGGCCATGGCCGGCGAATTGTTGGGGTTGCAGATCATGTACCTGGATGCCGGAAGCGGAGCTCAAAAGCCCGTATCGGCTGATATGATCGCGGCGGTACGACAGGCCGTCGATACCCCTATCGTGGTGGGCGGAGGAATCAATTCGGTGGAAAAAGCGCGTCTGGCGCTGGAAGCGGGGGCCGATGTGATCGTGGTTGGAAACGGCATTGAGAAAAACCCTGACCTTTTACCTGAAATTGCGCAGGCGGTCAAAAGCTTTAATGAAAAAATAGCGGCCTGA
- the argS gene encoding arginine--tRNA ligase, with amino-acid sequence MHIESILRTYIQSALQEIYNVTEETILLQPTKKDFEGFYTFVTFPYTKSLRKPPVEIGNALGQYLLEKSGVVSKFNVVQGFLNLSIAESAWIEALNTLALDPDFGFSPANGHSVMVEFSSPNTNKPLHLGHLRNNFLGDSVSRILKANGFDVVKTCLVNDRGIHICKSMLAYAKLGNGETPESSGLKGDHLIGKYYVLFDKEYKRQIETLTAEGMTKEEAEKKAPWMLEAQQLLLKWEQGDAETLALWKQMNEWVYAGFNDTYQKIGVSFDKTYYESNTYLLGKDAVDEGLEKGVFFKKPDNSVWIDLSAEGLDEKLVLRGDGTSVYMTQDLGTTDLKFTDFRTDKSIWVVGNEQDYHFQVLFAILKRLGRTYADGCYHLSYGMVDLPSGKMKSREGTVVDADELVAEVTAAAAEEGNAKGKIDDFSEAEKQKLFSMLGLGALKYYLLKVDPQKRMLFNPAESVELHGHTGPFIQYTHARTRSVLRKAVQLGVEWAKPAMTVPLTDSEKEVIFCLTQFPDRVADAGRNYSPALISQYAYELAKAYNTFYADVSILQEPNAEAQQVRLLLSQAVADSIQKAMGLLGIDVPERM; translated from the coding sequence ATGCACATAGAATCAATTCTCAGGACGTATATCCAAAGCGCATTACAGGAAATTTATAACGTCACGGAAGAAACAATCCTGCTCCAACCGACCAAAAAAGACTTTGAAGGTTTTTATACGTTTGTTACTTTTCCCTACACCAAAAGCCTCCGCAAACCTCCCGTCGAAATCGGTAATGCCCTGGGGCAGTACCTGCTGGAAAAATCGGGCGTGGTGAGCAAATTTAACGTAGTGCAGGGGTTTCTCAACCTCAGCATCGCCGAATCGGCCTGGATCGAAGCCCTCAATACGCTGGCGCTTGATCCCGATTTTGGCTTTTCTCCCGCCAACGGCCACTCCGTCATGGTGGAGTTTTCGTCGCCCAATACCAATAAGCCGCTGCACCTGGGCCATTTACGGAATAACTTTCTGGGGGATTCGGTTTCCCGAATTCTGAAAGCCAATGGCTTTGATGTGGTCAAAACCTGTTTGGTCAACGACCGGGGCATTCACATCTGTAAGTCGATGCTGGCCTATGCTAAACTCGGCAACGGCGAAACGCCCGAATCGTCGGGATTGAAAGGCGACCACCTGATCGGGAAGTATTACGTCCTGTTTGATAAAGAATACAAACGGCAGATCGAAACACTCACGGCCGAGGGCATGACCAAAGAAGAGGCGGAGAAAAAAGCGCCTTGGATGCTCGAAGCGCAGCAATTGCTCCTGAAATGGGAGCAGGGCGATGCCGAAACGCTGGCGCTCTGGAAGCAAATGAACGAGTGGGTGTATGCCGGTTTTAATGATACTTACCAAAAGATCGGCGTCAGTTTTGACAAGACCTATTATGAATCCAATACGTACCTTTTGGGCAAAGATGCTGTGGATGAAGGCCTGGAAAAAGGCGTGTTCTTCAAAAAGCCGGACAATTCGGTTTGGATCGACCTCTCGGCCGAAGGCCTGGACGAAAAACTGGTGTTGCGCGGGGACGGTACCTCCGTGTATATGACGCAGGATCTGGGCACCACCGACCTGAAATTTACCGATTTTCGGACTGATAAGTCGATTTGGGTCGTGGGCAATGAGCAGGACTACCATTTTCAGGTGCTGTTTGCCATTCTCAAACGCCTGGGCCGTACCTACGCCGACGGGTGCTATCACCTGAGCTACGGCATGGTGGATCTGCCGTCGGGCAAGATGAAATCGCGGGAAGGCACGGTGGTGGACGCCGATGAATTGGTGGCGGAAGTAACTGCGGCAGCGGCCGAAGAAGGCAACGCTAAAGGAAAAATTGATGATTTCAGCGAAGCCGAAAAGCAAAAGCTGTTTTCGATGCTGGGCTTAGGGGCCCTGAAATATTACCTCCTGAAAGTAGACCCTCAAAAACGAATGCTCTTCAATCCCGCCGAGTCGGTGGAGCTGCACGGGCATACGGGACCGTTTATCCAATACACCCACGCCCGTACGCGCTCGGTGCTTAGAAAGGCCGTCCAGCTGGGCGTAGAATGGGCAAAGCCGGCGATGACGGTACCGCTGACGGATTCGGAAAAAGAAGTGATCTTCTGCCTTACGCAGTTTCCTGACCGGGTGGCCGATGCCGGACGAAACTACTCCCCGGCCCTGATCTCGCAGTACGCCTACGAATTGGCCAAGGCCTACAACACCTTTTATGCCGACGTATCGATCCTGCAGGAACCCAACGCCGAAGCACAGCAGGTGCGTCTGCTGCTTTCGCAGGCCGTAGCCGACAGCATCCAAAAAGCTATGGGATTGTTGGGGATTGACGTACCCGAAAGAATGTAA
- the tatC gene encoding twin-arginine translocase subunit TatC → MPLDQEFDKETATGDEMSFIDHLEELRWHVIRAVGAILIFTIAAFVYIEEIYDKIILGPSKPDFWTYRMLCKLAAFTGAEGLCIDKLDFELQSREMAGQFTMALLSSVIIGLLFAFPYSFWEVWRFIKPGLKPSERRISRGAVFYVTFLFLSGVFFGYYIVSPLAINFLANFKLDPSIKNQFDITSYIGLISVLTLACGLTFQLPVVAFILSRIGFLNPRFMREYRKHAFVVILILAAVITPSPDVLSQVLVAMPLTLLYEVSILVSAWVERTKKEDAELAAKEEESGAMGEPWNPDADM, encoded by the coding sequence ATGCCACTCGACCAAGAATTTGACAAAGAGACAGCCACCGGCGACGAAATGAGTTTCATCGACCACCTTGAAGAATTGCGTTGGCACGTGATCCGGGCCGTGGGGGCGATCTTAATTTTTACCATTGCTGCTTTTGTTTATATTGAAGAAATCTATGACAAAATCATTCTGGGCCCTTCCAAACCTGATTTTTGGACCTATCGGATGCTTTGTAAACTGGCCGCTTTTACCGGTGCCGAAGGACTTTGCATTGACAAATTAGACTTTGAATTACAGAGCCGTGAAATGGCGGGCCAATTTACCATGGCACTGCTTTCATCCGTGATCATCGGTCTGTTGTTTGCGTTTCCTTACTCTTTTTGGGAAGTATGGCGTTTTATCAAGCCCGGCCTGAAGCCTTCTGAACGGCGCATATCGCGGGGGGCGGTCTTCTACGTTACTTTTCTGTTTTTGTCGGGCGTCTTTTTCGGCTATTATATTGTTTCTCCCTTGGCTATCAACTTTTTAGCCAACTTCAAATTAGATCCCAGCATTAAAAACCAGTTTGACATCACCTCATACATCGGCCTAATCTCTGTGTTGACCCTTGCCTGCGGCCTCACGTTCCAGTTGCCGGTCGTTGCGTTTATCCTGTCGCGGATCGGTTTTCTGAACCCCCGCTTCATGCGCGAGTACCGCAAGCACGCCTTTGTGGTCATTCTGATTCTGGCGGCGGTCATTACTCCCTCTCCGGATGTACTCAGCCAAGTATTGGTAGCCATGCCATTGACACTTTTATACGAAGTCAGCATTTTGGTTTCGGCTTGGGTAGAGCGTACAAAAAAAGAAGATGCTGAATTGGCCGCCAAAGAAGAGGAGTCAGGGGCAATGGGCGAACCCTGGAATCCTGATGCTGATATGTAA
- a CDS encoding helix-turn-helix domain-containing protein: protein MKELPVTLNGLLGGIGIFIGLVWVLFFVVRSEKMLQKSMKLNVLFFGKKANQEYAVRLLNRLFRLMNDEKPYLEKDISPELLALRLNVTAEQLTNVINDTLEQGFPELISTYRIQEAKRLLVTPEFQHSKPEEIAARVGYESIALFDEAFKKFTEQTPTEYKKRMNMICL from the coding sequence ATGAAAGAGTTGCCGGTTACGTTAAATGGGTTATTGGGGGGAATAGGTATCTTCATTGGTCTTGTTTGGGTACTGTTTTTTGTAGTACGCTCCGAAAAAATGCTTCAAAAATCCATGAAACTCAACGTTCTCTTTTTTGGTAAAAAAGCCAATCAGGAATACGCTGTGCGCCTGTTAAATCGTCTGTTCAGGCTGATGAACGATGAAAAACCGTATTTAGAAAAGGATATTTCCCCGGAATTACTGGCTCTTCGTTTGAATGTGACGGCGGAGCAGCTTACCAACGTGATCAATGATACTTTGGAGCAGGGTTTTCCCGAACTGATCTCCACCTACCGCATACAGGAAGCCAAGCGTTTGCTGGTCACGCCGGAGTTTCAACACAGTAAGCCGGAAGAGATCGCGGCCAGAGTAGGCTACGAATCCATCGCGTTGTTTGACGAGGCCTTCAAAAAGTTTACGGAACAGACGCCTACGGAATACAAAAAGCGAATGAATATGATTTGCCTTTAA
- a CDS encoding YitT family protein, with amino-acid sequence MQGITKRSLAKDAVLIIVGIFSAALGLKGFLLSSHFIDGGVTGISMLLSSLFRIPLAFLIPIINLPFIIIGYRQIGRAFAIKSTVAITGLAVCLALVKFPDVTPDLLLTSVFGGFFIGAGIGLAMRGGAVLDGTEVAALLVSRRNSGVRVGDVILGMNIFIFAAAAYFLGVDIALYSMLTYFTASKTVDFLIHGIEEYTAVWIVSDHHEEIRELITDKLNKGVTVLNSEKGFGKRGEQAEATKVLYSVVTRLEVSRLRDAIAEIDPLAFIVQHGIDDARGGIVKERPLH; translated from the coding sequence ATGCAGGGTATCACAAAACGTTCATTGGCCAAAGATGCCGTATTGATTATCGTGGGCATTTTCAGCGCCGCGTTGGGCCTGAAAGGCTTCTTACTTTCCAGTCACTTCATCGACGGCGGCGTAACGGGCATCTCCATGCTGCTGTCTTCTCTTTTTCGCATTCCTCTGGCTTTTCTTATTCCCATTATCAACCTGCCGTTTATCATCATTGGGTATCGGCAAATCGGCCGCGCATTTGCCATCAAAAGCACCGTGGCCATTACCGGGCTGGCCGTCTGTCTGGCACTCGTGAAATTTCCCGATGTCACGCCCGACTTACTGTTGACCTCGGTTTTCGGGGGCTTTTTCATCGGAGCCGGTATCGGCCTGGCCATGCGGGGCGGGGCCGTTTTGGACGGTACGGAAGTAGCCGCCTTATTGGTGAGTCGCCGCAATTCGGGGGTTCGGGTCGGTGATGTTATTCTCGGCATGAACATATTTATTTTTGCCGCTGCCGCTTACTTTTTAGGCGTCGATATTGCCCTTTATTCCATGCTGACCTATTTTACCGCCTCCAAAACCGTTGATTTTCTGATTCATGGTATTGAAGAATACACGGCCGTGTGGATTGTATCAGACCACCACGAAGAAATCAGGGAATTGATCACCGACAAACTGAACAAAGGAGTAACAGTGCTCAACAGCGAAAAAGGGTTTGGAAAGCGCGGCGAACAGGCAGAAGCCACCAAAGTTCTGTATTCGGTCGTGACGCGGCTGGAAGTAAGCCGCCTGCGCGACGCCATTGCCGAAATCGACCCCTTGGCGTTCATCGTTCAGCACGGCATAGACGATGCCCGCGGCGGCATTGTAAAAGAAAGGCCGCTGCATTAA
- the wecB gene encoding non-hydrolyzing UDP-N-acetylglucosamine 2-epimerase: MKLKLLTIFGTRPEAIKMAMVVRRLQQDPHFEHKLCVTGQHRYMLDQVLDIFELTPDFDLNIMQAGQDLTDITCRILTGLRSLFQSYRPDIVLVHGDTTTCMAASLAAFYAGIKIAHVEAGLRTGNLQSPYPEEANRLLTDRLANYYFAPTDRNVRALLAEGIAPELIVKTGNTVIDALLYVSERAAHFSADIPTAIQTIFASGRNVLLVTGHRRENFGGGFIQICDALRHLAEKYPTLEIVYPVHLNPNVQQPVHDRLGDLPNVHLPAPMDYTDFVYAMKNSWVILTDSGGVQEEAPGLGKPVLVMRDTTERPEAVEAGTVKLVGANRDSIMRSVSELWENPTLYRQMSEATNPYGDGLASERIAAFLKTV; this comes from the coding sequence ATGAAGTTGAAGTTACTGACCATTTTCGGTACTCGCCCCGAAGCCATCAAAATGGCGATGGTGGTGCGGCGTTTGCAGCAGGACCCACATTTTGAGCATAAACTGTGCGTGACGGGGCAGCATCGCTACATGCTGGACCAAGTGCTGGATATTTTTGAGCTGACGCCCGACTTTGACCTCAATATTATGCAGGCCGGGCAGGACCTGACCGATATTACCTGCCGCATCCTGACGGGACTGCGCAGTCTTTTTCAATCGTATCGTCCGGACATTGTACTGGTTCATGGCGATACCACTACGTGCATGGCCGCATCGTTGGCGGCATTTTATGCAGGAATTAAGATCGCACACGTGGAAGCGGGATTGCGAACGGGAAACCTCCAATCGCCGTACCCCGAAGAGGCCAACCGCCTCCTTACCGACCGGTTAGCGAATTATTATTTTGCCCCAACCGACCGCAATGTCCGGGCCCTGTTGGCCGAAGGCATTGCTCCTGAACTCATTGTCAAAACGGGCAATACCGTCATTGATGCGTTACTGTACGTCAGCGAGCGGGCTGCGCATTTCTCGGCAGACATACCTACTGCCATACAAACCATTTTTGCGTCGGGGCGAAACGTCCTGCTCGTAACGGGGCATCGACGCGAGAACTTTGGCGGTGGATTTATTCAAATCTGTGATGCCCTGCGGCATTTGGCCGAAAAATACCCCACTCTTGAAATCGTGTATCCCGTTCATCTGAACCCCAATGTGCAGCAGCCCGTGCATGACCGGTTGGGCGACCTCCCCAATGTGCATTTGCCCGCGCCGATGGATTACACCGATTTTGTGTACGCCATGAAAAACAGTTGGGTTATTTTAACCGACTCCGGCGGCGTACAGGAAGAAGCCCCCGGCTTGGGCAAACCCGTGTTGGTCATGCGCGACACCACCGAGCGCCCCGAGGCCGTCGAGGCCGGCACCGTCAAACTCGTCGGAGCCAATCGTGACTCGATCATGCGGTCGGTCAGTGAATTGTGGGAAAACCCAACGCTGTACCGCCAAATGTCGGAGGCCACCAACCCCTACGGCGACGGCTTGGCGAGCGAACGCATTGCCGCATTTTTGAAAACCGTTTAA
- a CDS encoding ABC transporter ATP-binding protein has protein sequence MIQFTDICKSFDGRMVLENVSGTFKSGDTNLIIGGSGTGKSVLLKCLIGLVRPDKGIVEYNGRDFWNNDEETRKQIRREMGVLFQGGALFDSKTVAQNVRFPLEMLTEMSESEKDDRVAVCLTRVGLEQAAGRMPSEISGGMKKRVGIARAIVMNPKYLFCDEPNSGLDPLTSIKIDELIKEITDEYHITTVVITHDMNSVLEIGEKVMFLYKGHKVWEGDSATITHSKVAELNEFIFANKLLRDMSR, from the coding sequence ATGATTCAATTCACCGACATTTGTAAGTCCTTCGATGGACGAATGGTATTGGAAAACGTCTCCGGAACCTTTAAGTCCGGCGATACCAATTTGATCATTGGCGGGAGCGGCACCGGTAAAAGCGTGCTGCTCAAATGCCTCATCGGATTGGTCAGGCCCGACAAAGGGATTGTGGAGTACAACGGACGGGATTTTTGGAACAATGATGAAGAGACCCGCAAGCAGATCCGTCGTGAAATGGGCGTGCTTTTTCAGGGCGGAGCACTGTTTGACTCCAAGACCGTGGCCCAAAATGTGCGTTTCCCGTTGGAAATGCTCACCGAAATGAGTGAAAGTGAAAAAGACGACCGGGTTGCGGTGTGCCTCACCCGCGTCGGGCTCGAACAGGCCGCCGGACGCATGCCCTCCGAGATCAGCGGCGGCATGAAAAAGCGCGTCGGCATTGCGCGCGCCATTGTGATGAATCCTAAGTATTTGTTTTGTGATGAGCCTAACTCGGGTTTGGACCCGCTCACCTCCATCAAAATTGACGAACTCATTAAGGAAATCACCGACGAATACCACATTACGACCGTGGTGATCACGCACGACATGAACTCGGTCCTTGAAATCGGCGAAAAGGTGATGTTTTTATACAAAGGCCACAAAGTCTGGGAAGGCGACAGTGCCACGATCACCCATTCCAAGGTAGCCGAATTGAACGAATTTATCTTTGCCAATAAGCTGCTCCGCGACATGAGCCGTTAG
- a CDS encoding arsenate reductase, with amino-acid sequence MLTVYGIPNCDTVKKAVTALKEHQLPYTFHDYKKQGITPEKLALWLTQYPKETFINRAGTTWKQLSDEQKSAVQDDESAIALMMEKPSVIKRPVIEKEGLIIAVGWKPETLAQL; translated from the coding sequence ATGCTGACTGTCTACGGAATTCCCAACTGCGACACCGTCAAAAAAGCAGTAACCGCCCTGAAAGAGCACCAACTTCCCTACACGTTTCACGATTATAAAAAGCAGGGCATTACGCCCGAAAAACTGGCGCTGTGGCTGACGCAATACCCCAAAGAGACGTTCATCAACCGCGCCGGCACTACGTGGAAGCAACTCTCTGACGAACAAAAAAGCGCGGTGCAGGACGATGAAAGCGCCATAGCGCTCATGATGGAAAAACCGTCGGTCATCAAGCGTCCCGTGATCGAGAAAGAAGGCCTCATCATAGCGGTAGGCTGGAAACCCGAAACGCTTGCACAATTGTAG
- a CDS encoding SRPBCC family protein produces the protein MKLILRTHVNRTFQQVWKGFDETLFRRLSPPFPPVRVVRFEGCRKGDTVELELDFLLFKQRWTSVITEQQSTNAEIFFIDEGVKLPFFLSYWQHRHRIIKDGEHAVIADEIEFRTPFLLTNFLFYPLLYAQFLYRKPIYRKIFS, from the coding sequence ATGAAACTTATTCTGAGAACGCACGTTAACCGCACTTTTCAACAGGTTTGGAAAGGCTTTGATGAAACACTTTTTCGCCGGTTGAGCCCGCCGTTTCCGCCCGTTCGGGTGGTTCGTTTTGAGGGTTGTCGGAAAGGAGATACGGTAGAATTGGAGCTTGATTTTCTGCTGTTCAAACAACGCTGGACCAGTGTGATCACGGAGCAGCAGTCGACCAATGCGGAAATCTTTTTTATCGATGAAGGTGTAAAGCTCCCTTTTTTTCTGAGCTATTGGCAGCACCGTCACCGCATTATCAAAGACGGCGAACACGCGGTCATTGCCGATGAGATTGAATTCCGCACGCCTTTCTTACTGACAAACTTCCTGTTTTATCCCCTTCTGTATGCACAATTTCTGTACCGGAAGCCCATTTACCGAAAAATATTTTCGTAA
- a CDS encoding 1-acyl-sn-glycerol-3-phosphate acyltransferase: MNWLFAFLYRLFGWGILGRVPKELKKAIWVVCPHWGSGDFFIGVGARACIGVKMGFLGKSSLFKWYSAWFFRGLGGYPVYREKSNNLVDAVAETFKQNEHIHIAIAPEGTRSNTSKLKTGFYFMALKAQVPLVLVGFDHSRKLVVFGEPISLTGDYAKDMKPFYDFYMTIQSPKKEWLQMYAQTGVIPFPKEQKEER; the protein is encoded by the coding sequence ATGAATTGGCTTTTTGCATTTTTATACCGCCTGTTTGGCTGGGGTATTCTTGGCCGTGTTCCGAAAGAACTCAAAAAAGCGATCTGGGTCGTGTGTCCGCACTGGGGCAGCGGCGATTTTTTTATCGGCGTGGGCGCCAGGGCCTGCATTGGCGTTAAAATGGGTTTTTTGGGAAAAAGCTCCCTTTTTAAATGGTACTCCGCCTGGTTTTTTCGAGGGTTGGGAGGGTATCCGGTGTATCGTGAAAAATCCAATAATTTGGTGGATGCCGTAGCCGAAACCTTCAAACAAAACGAACACATCCACATTGCCATTGCGCCCGAAGGAACCCGCAGCAACACCTCAAAACTAAAGACCGGTTTTTATTTTATGGCCCTGAAAGCACAGGTGCCGCTGGTACTCGTGGGCTTTGATCATTCCCGCAAGCTGGTGGTTTTCGGGGAGCCGATTTCCCTCACCGGAGATTATGCCAAAGACATGAAGCCCTTTTATGATTTCTACATGACGATTCAAAGTCCTAAAAAAGAATGGCTGCAAATGTATGCGCAGACGGGCGTGATTCCCTTTCCGAAAGAACAGAAGGAGGAAAGGTAG